Proteins found in one Limnohabitans sp. TEGF004 genomic segment:
- a CDS encoding heme lyase CcmF/NrfE family subunit, with amino-acid sequence MIPELGNFALMLAALVAVMQGVLPIAGTLVRNPQTQVTLQSLARPTAALQFVLVAFAFGALASAFLNNDFSVLYVSQHSNSLLPKPYQFAAVWGGHEGSLLLWVLLLSLWTVAVAVFSRSLPLDMVARVIGVLGLISVGFLLFILTTSNPFERLLPAALDGKDLNPLLQDPGLVIHPPMLYMGYVGMAVAFAFAVAALMSGRLDAAWARWSRPWTVVAWTFLTFGIGLGSWWAYYELGWGGWWFWDPVENASLMPWLVGTALIHSLMVTEKRGSFKAWTVLLAIAAFSLSLLGTFLVRSGVLTSVHAFASDPKRGVFILVFLAVVVGASLTLFAWRAPRVALGGRMELVSRESFLLANSVLLVVATAAVLLGTIYPLIIDALNMGKLSVGPPYFNAVFAPLLVPTVFLMIPGSVARWRDANVREIAHKLRWTFAGAVALAVLLPFVLGGWSIGAAFGLFLGCWVALGTAQQVLERLHKPGRIGASFWGQHIAHFGMAVLVIGITGVKCYEVERDVRMHIGDVVTIAPYTFRLNSLDEVRGPNYKAVRADVQVLRNDKIIEILQPEKRRYFSSAMAMTEAGIDSGFMRDLYVSLGEPLDDARTEWSMRVYYKPFVPWLWGGVLLMVLGGVLAALDRRYRK; translated from the coding sequence ATGATTCCAGAACTCGGTAATTTCGCGCTCATGCTGGCCGCCTTGGTGGCGGTGATGCAGGGCGTGCTGCCCATTGCAGGCACTTTGGTGCGCAATCCGCAAACGCAAGTCACCTTGCAATCATTGGCCCGACCAACAGCGGCTTTGCAGTTTGTGTTGGTGGCGTTTGCTTTCGGTGCATTGGCGTCGGCATTTTTGAACAACGATTTCTCAGTGTTGTACGTGTCGCAGCACTCCAACTCCTTGTTGCCCAAGCCCTACCAATTTGCTGCAGTGTGGGGTGGCCATGAAGGCTCACTCTTGCTTTGGGTGTTGTTGCTGTCGTTGTGGACGGTGGCCGTGGCGGTGTTCTCGCGCAGCTTGCCACTCGATATGGTGGCGCGGGTGATTGGCGTGTTGGGTTTGATTTCGGTTGGCTTTTTACTCTTCATCTTGACCACCTCCAACCCGTTTGAGCGTTTGTTGCCTGCGGCTTTGGACGGTAAAGATTTGAATCCGCTTTTGCAAGACCCAGGTTTGGTCATTCACCCGCCCATGCTCTACATGGGCTATGTGGGCATGGCTGTGGCGTTTGCATTTGCGGTAGCTGCCCTGATGAGCGGTCGTTTGGATGCTGCTTGGGCACGCTGGTCGCGTCCATGGACGGTGGTGGCTTGGACTTTCTTGACCTTTGGCATTGGCCTCGGTTCTTGGTGGGCGTATTACGAACTCGGCTGGGGCGGCTGGTGGTTTTGGGACCCGGTAGAAAACGCTTCGCTCATGCCTTGGTTGGTCGGCACAGCACTCATTCACTCGCTGATGGTCACAGAGAAGCGCGGCAGCTTTAAGGCTTGGACTGTGTTGCTGGCCATTGCGGCGTTCTCGTTGTCGCTGCTGGGCACGTTTTTGGTTCGCTCAGGCGTGTTGACTTCAGTTCATGCATTTGCGTCTGACCCTAAGCGCGGTGTGTTTATTTTGGTCTTCTTGGCGGTGGTGGTGGGCGCTTCGCTCACGCTGTTCGCTTGGCGTGCGCCACGCGTGGCCTTGGGTGGTCGCATGGAGCTGGTGTCGCGTGAGTCATTCTTGTTGGCCAACAGCGTGTTGCTGGTGGTGGCCACCGCAGCGGTGTTGCTGGGCACGATTTACCCGCTCATCATTGATGCGCTCAACATGGGCAAGTTGTCGGTCGGCCCGCCTTACTTCAATGCCGTGTTTGCGCCGCTGCTCGTGCCGACTGTGTTCTTGATGATTCCGGGTTCGGTGGCGCGTTGGCGTGATGCCAATGTGCGTGAGATTGCGCACAAGCTGCGTTGGACGTTTGCGGGTGCGGTTGCCTTGGCTGTGCTGTTGCCATTCGTGTTGGGTGGCTGGTCCATCGGCGCTGCGTTTGGTTTGTTCCTCGGTTGTTGGGTGGCCTTGGGCACAGCCCAGCAAGTGTTAGAGCGTTTGCACAAGCCTGGCCGTATTGGCGCCTCCTTTTGGGGGCAGCACATCGCCCACTTCGGAATGGCAGTGTTGGTCATCGGCATCACCGGCGTCAAGTGCTACGAGGTGGAGCGTGATGTGCGTATGCACATTGGTGACGTGGTGACGATTGCGCCCTACACCTTCCGCTTGAACTCGCTCGACGAAGTGCGCGGCCCCAACTACAAGGCCGTGCGTGCCGATGTGCAAGTGCTGCGCAACGACAAGATCATCGAAATTCTGCAGCCTGAAAAACGTCGCTATTTCTCATCTGCCATGGCCATGACAGAAGCTGGCATTGATTCGGGCTTTATGCGCGATTTGTATGTGTCATTGGGCGAGCCGCTGGACGACGCACGCACCGAGTGGAGCATGCGCGTGTACTACAAGCCCTTTGTGCCGTGGCTGTGGGGTGGCGTGCTGTTGATGGTGTTGGGTGGCGTGTTGGCGGCGCTCGACCGGAGATACCGCAAATGA
- the ccmE gene encoding cytochrome c maturation protein CcmE produces MKPRTKRFALIAAGIVVLCAAAAFVLNAFQSNLVFFFTPTQVSKGEAPKGRTFRAGGMVKEGSLVRDGNTVRFVITDTVHEMPVTYVGLLPDLFKEGKGVVSQGKLGDDGMFVASEVLAKHDENYMPPEAQHAMDEAAAAKAAKSVQTPAPIKGNP; encoded by the coding sequence ATGAAACCCAGAACCAAACGATTTGCACTGATTGCTGCTGGCATTGTGGTGTTGTGCGCAGCAGCAGCTTTTGTGCTGAATGCCTTTCAAAGTAATTTGGTGTTCTTCTTCACGCCCACGCAAGTGAGCAAGGGTGAAGCCCCCAAGGGGCGTACCTTCCGAGCAGGTGGCATGGTGAAAGAGGGCAGCCTGGTGCGCGATGGCAACACCGTGCGCTTTGTCATCACCGACACCGTGCATGAAATGCCCGTGACCTATGTGGGCCTGTTGCCTGATTTGTTCAAAGAAGGCAAAGGCGTGGTGTCGCAGGGCAAACTGGGTGACGACGGCATGTTCGTGGCCAGCGAAGTGCTGGCGAAGCATGACGAAAACTACATGCCACCTGAAGCCCAACACGCGATGGACGAAGCGGCGGCTGCCAAAGCTGCCAAGTCTGTGCAAACGCCAGCCCCCATCAAAGGCAACCCATGA
- the ccmD gene encoding heme exporter protein CcmD, with translation MRWESWSQFWAMGGYAVYVWGSVGVTALLLAVEVWQARWAHRVVLNQLKAEQAVAQLLAKESPVEELM, from the coding sequence ATGAGGTGGGAAAGCTGGAGCCAGTTTTGGGCCATGGGCGGCTACGCCGTGTATGTGTGGGGCAGCGTGGGTGTGACGGCGTTGCTCTTGGCCGTGGAAGTTTGGCAAGCCCGCTGGGCGCACCGTGTTGTGTTGAATCAATTGAAAGCCGAGCAGGCTGTGGCTCAATTGCTCGCCAAAGAGTCACCTGTTGAGGAATTGATGTGA
- the ccmC gene encoding heme ABC transporter permease CcmC produces MKNINWFYYAAPQTFYGLAGKAWPWFAALATLLMLVGMWLGFAVAPTDFQQGEGYRIIFVHVPASWMSMVIYLAMAFWSVLGLTFNTRLSGMMTRALAPTGALFAFLSLWTGALWGKPMWGAWWVWDARLTSELILFFLYLGYIALTSAIDDTRRSDRAGALIAIVGAINVPIIYFSVKWWNTLHQGASVSVTQGSSMAAIMLWSMLLMALAFWFYTVALVLYRVRTLILQRESHATWVHELEEVKP; encoded by the coding sequence ATGAAGAATATCAATTGGTTTTATTACGCAGCACCGCAAACCTTTTATGGTTTGGCGGGCAAGGCGTGGCCTTGGTTTGCTGCATTAGCAACCTTGCTGATGCTGGTGGGCATGTGGCTGGGCTTTGCTGTGGCCCCCACGGATTTTCAGCAAGGCGAGGGCTACCGCATCATCTTCGTGCATGTGCCTGCGAGCTGGATGTCGATGGTCATTTACTTGGCCATGGCGTTTTGGAGCGTGTTGGGCCTGACCTTCAACACACGCCTGTCGGGCATGATGACGCGCGCTTTGGCCCCCACCGGTGCACTGTTTGCTTTTCTGTCGCTGTGGACCGGCGCACTTTGGGGCAAGCCCATGTGGGGTGCTTGGTGGGTGTGGGATGCTCGCCTCACGTCTGAGCTGATTTTGTTTTTCTTGTACTTGGGCTACATCGCCTTGACGTCGGCCATTGACGACACACGCCGCAGCGACCGCGCCGGTGCACTGATTGCCATCGTGGGTGCGATCAACGTGCCCATCATTTACTTTTCGGTGAAGTGGTGGAACACCTTGCACCAAGGCGCTTCGGTGTCGGTGACGCAAGGCTCAAGCATGGCAGCCATCATGCTCTGGAGCATGTTGCTCATGGCTTTGGCGTTTTGGTTCTATACCGTGGCGCTGGTTCTATATCGCGTGCGCACGCTCATCTTGCAGCGCGAGAGCCACGCCACTTGGGTGCACGAACTCGAAGAGGTGAAGCCATGA
- the ccmB gene encoding heme exporter protein CcmB, producing MSGGAFMAVLRRDLLLAMRRKSEVLTAVFFFVVVAALFPLGIGPELNTLRLVAPGVLWVGALLSSMLALQRLFEADYRDGTLEQMALSPTPMSLLISAKLLAHWLVSGVPLVLLAPVLGLQFDLSADALMTLTLALLLGTPVLSLVGGIGAALTLGVRGGGVLLSLLVLPLFIPVLVFGAGAVEAQASGLGAQAHLSILMAMLLPAAFFSPFACAAALRIALE from the coding sequence ATGAGTGGCGGCGCGTTCATGGCCGTGTTGCGGCGCGATTTGCTGTTGGCCATGCGCCGCAAGAGCGAGGTGCTGACGGCGGTGTTTTTCTTTGTGGTGGTGGCCGCCTTGTTTCCGTTGGGCATTGGCCCTGAGTTGAATACCTTGCGCTTGGTGGCCCCCGGCGTGCTGTGGGTGGGCGCGTTGCTGTCGAGTATGTTGGCGCTTCAACGTTTGTTTGAGGCGGATTACCGCGACGGCACGCTGGAACAAATGGCTTTGTCGCCTACGCCAATGTCCTTACTGATCAGTGCCAAACTCTTGGCGCATTGGCTGGTCTCAGGGGTGCCGTTGGTATTATTGGCTCCAGTTTTAGGGCTGCAATTTGACCTCTCGGCCGATGCCCTGATGACCCTCACTTTGGCCCTGTTGTTGGGCACTCCCGTTTTGTCTTTGGTGGGCGGCATTGGTGCTGCGTTGACTTTGGGTGTGCGTGGCGGCGGGGTGTTGCTCTCGCTGTTGGTGTTGCCTTTGTTCATCCCTGTGTTGGTGTTTGGTGCTGGCGCAGTTGAGGCGCAAGCCAGTGGTTTGGGAGCGCAGGCGCATTTGTCGATCTTGATGGCCATGCTGTTGCCTGCAGCCTTTTTCAGCCCGTTTGCATGTGCAGCGGCTTTACGGATCGCGTTGGAATGA
- the ccmA gene encoding cytochrome c biogenesis heme-transporting ATPase CcmA: MLRISNLSCSRGNKPLFAEVSFELKAGQALHLEGDNGVGKTSLLRIVCGLSPADAGEVCWHDKTIQQNAAAFRSSLFYLGHGLSLKEELSALENLMSDAAVSGRTLSQQQALVALARMGLRGREHLPLRVMSQGQKRRTALARLLASQAPLWVLDEPFVALDVKAVDGLRGLLAEHVTNGGMVLFTSHQPVALTNANGTSVDVQTYRLRGVA; the protein is encoded by the coding sequence ATGCTGCGCATTTCTAATCTCTCATGCAGCCGTGGCAATAAGCCGCTGTTTGCCGAAGTCAGTTTCGAGCTGAAAGCGGGTCAAGCCTTGCACCTAGAGGGTGACAACGGCGTGGGTAAAACCAGTTTGCTGCGCATCGTGTGTGGTTTGTCACCTGCCGATGCGGGCGAGGTGTGCTGGCACGACAAAACTATTCAACAAAATGCCGCTGCATTTCGTTCATCACTGTTTTATTTGGGTCACGGCTTGTCGCTCAAAGAAGAGTTAAGCGCTTTGGAAAACCTCATGTCAGATGCCGCCGTGTCTGGCCGCACCCTCAGCCAGCAGCAAGCCTTGGTGGCTTTGGCCCGTATGGGTTTGCGCGGGCGCGAGCACTTGCCGCTGCGCGTGATGTCGCAAGGCCAAAAGCGTCGCACGGCTTTGGCCCGTTTGTTGGCCAGCCAAGCCCCGTTGTGGGTGTTGGACGAGCCCTTTGTGGCTTTGGATGTGAAAGCGGTTGACGGCCTGCGTGGTTTGTTGGCCGAGCATGTGACCAACGGCGGCATGGTGTTGTTCACCAGTCATCAGCCTGTGGCACTGACCAACGCCAATGGCACATCGGTCGATGTGCAAACTTACCGATTGAGAGGCGTGGCATGA